Proteins found in one Coffea eugenioides isolate CCC68of chromosome 5, Ceug_1.0, whole genome shotgun sequence genomic segment:
- the LOC113770963 gene encoding uncharacterized protein LOC113770963, whose translation MAETKDAHVVVEIPVDEEHQQKLISAMSTTSSAIQHHPLMEISQSPGHLLLLKLWQREEDLFGRKIAIKESRLDNIRKEIFQLCCFYFIFHGLFLTISFTSYNSDENQHRNMCHRWWIPSVLSMCTSLVVVFLVQMKLFRYWKVTNQLQREKNDNRTLTRCIQELRMKGASFDLSKEPQNGKRMKSSSVEIKWKPLSSLSQYLITLCLVCFAGLIFPTSRFILCA comes from the coding sequence ATGGCAGAAACGAAAGATGCCCATGTCGTAGTCGAAATCCCTGTAGACGAAGAGCATCAGCAGAAGCTCATCTCTGCAATGAGCACAACATCTTCAGCCATACAACACCATCCATTAATGGAGATCTCCCAAAGCCCAGGCCATCTCTTGCTTCTCAAGCTCTGGCAAAGAGAAGAAGATCTTTTTGGCCGCAAAATTGCCATAAAAGAATCCAGATTGGATAATATTAGAAAAGAAATATTTCAGCTGTGTtgtttttactttatttttcatGGGCTATtcttaacaatttcatttaCATCTTATAATTCAGACGAGAACCAGCACCGTAATATGTGCCACAGATGGTGGATCCCATCTGTTTTGAGCATGTGTACTTCTCTAGTTGTCGTGTTTTTGGTTCAGATGAAGCTTTTCAGGTACTGGAAAGTGACTAATCAGTTGCAGAGAGAGAAGAACGATAATCGAACACTTACAAGATGTATTCAAGAGCTGAGGATGAAGGGGGCTAGCTTTGATTTGTCTAAGGAGCCCCAGaatggaaaaagaatgaaaagctCTAGTGTGGAGATCAAATGGAAGCCCCTTTCTTCGCTCTCTCAGTATCTCATTACCCTTTGCCTGGTTTGTTTTGCAGGCTTGATCTTCCCCACCAGCAGATTCATCCTTTGTGCTTAG